A DNA window from Onthophagus taurus isolate NC chromosome 1, IU_Otau_3.0, whole genome shotgun sequence contains the following coding sequences:
- the LOC111422861 gene encoding tubulin gamma-1 chain-like, translating into MPCEMITLQLGQCGNQIGFEFWKRLCAEHGINPEGILEAFATEGADRKDVFFYQADDEHYIPRAVLLDLEPRVINTIMNSPYSKLYNQENVFLSKNGGGAGNNWAAGYSQGEKLNEEIFDIIDREADGSDSLEGFVLCHSIAGGTGSGMGSNILEKLSDRFPKKLVQTYSVFPNQDEISDVVVQPYNSLLTLKRLTKSADSVVVLDNTALNRIAADRLRIQNPTFTQINSLVSTIMSVSTATLRYPSYMNNDLMGLLAPLIPTPRLHFLMTGYTPLSTDTDEVSVRKTTVLDVMRRLLQPKNMMVSTTQDRNSQHCFISILNIIQGEVDPTQVHKSLQRIRERKLAQFIPWGPASIQVALSRKSPYIQTAHRVSGLMLANHTNISSLFERALLQYDKLRKREAFLEQFRKEDLFKEDLSELDDSREVVQDLIDEYIAATKEDYCNWGEL; encoded by the exons ATGCCCTGTGAAATGATAACACTTCAATTAGGCCAATGTGGCAATCAAA TTGGTTTTGAGTTTTGGAAACGTCTCTGTGCTGAGCATGGTATAAATCCTGAAGGAATTTTGGAAGCTTTTGCTACCGAAGGAGCAGATCGAAAAGATGTATTTTTCTACCAAGCAGATGACGAACATTACATCCCCAGGGCAGTATTACTCGATTTAGAACCCAGGGTGATCAACACTATCATGAACTCACCTTATTCTAAACTTTATAACCaagaaaatgtgtttttatctaaaaatgggGGTGGTGCTGGTAATAATTGGGCTGCTGGTTATTCTCAGGgtgaaaaattaaacgaagaaatttttgatattattgataGAGAAGCTGATGGATCTGATAGCTTGGAAGGGTTTGTTTTGTGCCATTCAATTGCTGGGGGAACTGGATCGGGGATGGGTTccaacattttggaaaaactttCAGATAGATTTCCTAAAAAATTGGTGCAAACTTATAGTGTGTTTCCAAATCAAGATGAGATAAG tgATGTGGTTGTTCAACCATATAATTCTTTATTGACCTTAAAACGATTAACTAAATCTGCTGATTCTGTTGTTGTTTTGGATAACACAGCTTTGAATAGAATTGCTGCAGATCGATTAAGGATTCAAAATCCTACTTTTACTCAAATTAATAGTTTGGTCAGCACAATTATGTCTGTTTCAACTGCTACATTACG atatccGTCTTATATGAACAATGATTTGATGGGTTTATTAGCACCATTAATCCCAACACCTCGATTACATTTCTTAATGACTGGTTACACACCTCTTTCAACAGACACAGATGAAGTAAGCGTTCGAAAAACGACCGTTTTAGATGTAATGCGGCGTCTTCTTCAACCTAAAAACATGATGGTTTCAACTACTCAAGATAGAAACTCTCAACATTGTTTTATTTCGATCTTGAATATCATTCAA ggTGAAGTAGATCCAACACAAGTTCATAAATCTTTACAAAGAATTAGAGAAAGAAAATTGGCGCAGTTTATCCCATGGGGCCCTGCAAGCATTCAAGTTGCTTTATCGCGGAAATCTCCTTACATTCAAACAGCTCACAGAGTCTCTGGTCTTATGTTGGCTAATCACACAAATATAAGCTct ttgtttgaaagagcgtTGCTTCAATAtgataaattaagaaaacgtGAAGCTTTCTTGGAACAATTTCGTAAAGAGGATCTTTTCAAAGAAGATTTGAGTGAATTGGATGATAGTAGAGAGGTTGTACAAGATCTTATCGATGAATACATTGCTGCTACAAAGGAGGATTATTGTAATTGGGGGGAGCTGTAA
- the LOC111422784 gene encoding catalase isoform X1 gives MAGRDKAANQLIEQKTELQKDTSPATTAHGVPLIEKDAVMTVGPRGPILLQDVAFVEEIAHFDRERIPERVVHAKGAGAFGYFEVTHDITKYTAARVFEKIGKKTRVAVRFSTVGGESGSADTVRDPRGFAVKFYSDDGIWDLVGNNTPIFFIRDPILFPSFIHTQKRNPATHLKDPDMFWDFITLRPETTHQVMFLFSDRGIPDGYRHMNGYGSHTFKLVNAEGKPVYCKFHYKTAQKIKNLDVKKADEYAGIDPDYGIKDLYNAIAKGEYPSWNFSIQVMTLEQAEKCKFNPFDLTKIWPHGEYPLIPVGKMVLDRNPANYFAEVEQIAFSPAHMIPGIEPSPDKMLLGRLFSYGDTHRHRLGTNYLQFPVNCPFKVRNYQRDGPQCMNNQGGAPNYHPNSFAGPENCPRAKLLSPPIPVSGDAKRYDTGDEDNFSQPRVFYQKTLNEQERERLVSNIVGNLKNAADFIQDRAVKNFSQVDATFGQKIADGLKAQRRPHANL, from the coding sequence aAAGACACAAGTCCGGCTACAACAGCGCATGGTGTGCCACTTATTGAAAAAGATGCCGTAATGACCGTTGGTCCAAGAGGACCAATTCTCCTTCAAGATGTTGCCTTTGTTGAAGAAATCGCTCATTTCGACCGTGAGAGAATTCCAGAACGTGTTGTACACGCTAAAGGAGCTGGTGCTTTTGGTTACTTCGAAGTAACTCATGATATTACAAAATACACTGCTGCTCGAGTTTTTGAAAAGATTGGTAAAAAGACACGTGTTGCCGTTCGTTTCTCAACTGTAGGAGGAGAATCTGGTTCTGCTGATACCGTAAGAGATCCTCGCGGTTTTGCCGTAAAATTCTATTCTGACGATGGAATTTGGGATTTAGTGGGAAATAACACACCGATCTTCTTTATTAGAGATCCAATTCTTTTCCCCAGCTTTATCCACACGCAAAAAAGAAATCCAGCAACTCATTTAAAGGATCCTGATATGTTCTGggattttattactttaagaCCAGAAACAACACATCAAGTTATGTTTTTGTTCAGTGATAGAGGTATTCCTGATGGTTATAGGCACATGAACGGTTATGGATCCCACACATTTAAATTGGTTAATGCCGAAGGAAAACCTGTTTATTGTAAATTCCATTACAAGACTGCACAAAAGATTAAGAATTTAGATGTCAAGAAAGCTGATGAATACGCCGGTATCGATCCCGATTATGGCATCAAAGATTTATACAATGCAATTGCTAAAGGAGAATATCCAAGCTGGAACTTCTCTATTCAAGTTATGACTTTGGAACAAGCTGaaaaatgcaaatttaatCCATTCGATTTAACTAAAATCTGGCCACATGGTGAATATCCTCTCATCCCAGTCGGTAAAATGGTTCTCGATCGAAATCCAGCTAACTATTTCGCCGAAGTTGAACAAATTGCATTCAGTCCAGCTCATATGATTCCTGGAATTGAACCATCTCCCGACAAGATGTTGTTAGGACGTCTTTTCTCTTACGGCGACACTCATAGACATCGTCTTGGTACTAACTATTTACAATTCCCGGTTAATTGCCCATTCAAAGTCCGTAATTACCAAAGAGATGGTCCTCAATGCATGAACAATCAAGGCGGAGCTCCAAATTACCATCCCAACAGCTTTGCTGGCCCAGAAAATTGCCCAAGAGCTAAATTACTCTCGCCACCAATCCCTGTTAGTGGTGATGCTAAACGTTACGATACTGGCGACGAAGATAACTTCTCTCAACCAAGAGTTTTCTACCAGAAAACTTTGAACGAACAAGAAAGGGAACGATTAGTCTCTAATATTGTTGGTAACTTAAAGAACGCTGCCGATTTTATTCAAGATCGTGCAGTTAAGAATTTCAGCCAAGTTGACGCTACATTTGGACAAAAAATCGCCGATGGACTTAAAGCTCAAAGACGTCCACATgctaatttgtaa
- the LOC111422784 gene encoding catalase isoform X2 yields the protein MTVGPRGPILLQDVAFVEEIAHFDRERIPERVVHAKGAGAFGYFEVTHDITKYTAARVFEKIGKKTRVAVRFSTVGGESGSADTVRDPRGFAVKFYSDDGIWDLVGNNTPIFFIRDPILFPSFIHTQKRNPATHLKDPDMFWDFITLRPETTHQVMFLFSDRGIPDGYRHMNGYGSHTFKLVNAEGKPVYCKFHYKTAQKIKNLDVKKADEYAGIDPDYGIKDLYNAIAKGEYPSWNFSIQVMTLEQAEKCKFNPFDLTKIWPHGEYPLIPVGKMVLDRNPANYFAEVEQIAFSPAHMIPGIEPSPDKMLLGRLFSYGDTHRHRLGTNYLQFPVNCPFKVRNYQRDGPQCMNNQGGAPNYHPNSFAGPENCPRAKLLSPPIPVSGDAKRYDTGDEDNFSQPRVFYQKTLNEQERERLVSNIVGNLKNAADFIQDRAVKNFSQVDATFGQKIADGLKAQRRPHANL from the coding sequence ATGACCGTTGGTCCAAGAGGACCAATTCTCCTTCAAGATGTTGCCTTTGTTGAAGAAATCGCTCATTTCGACCGTGAGAGAATTCCAGAACGTGTTGTACACGCTAAAGGAGCTGGTGCTTTTGGTTACTTCGAAGTAACTCATGATATTACAAAATACACTGCTGCTCGAGTTTTTGAAAAGATTGGTAAAAAGACACGTGTTGCCGTTCGTTTCTCAACTGTAGGAGGAGAATCTGGTTCTGCTGATACCGTAAGAGATCCTCGCGGTTTTGCCGTAAAATTCTATTCTGACGATGGAATTTGGGATTTAGTGGGAAATAACACACCGATCTTCTTTATTAGAGATCCAATTCTTTTCCCCAGCTTTATCCACACGCAAAAAAGAAATCCAGCAACTCATTTAAAGGATCCTGATATGTTCTGggattttattactttaagaCCAGAAACAACACATCAAGTTATGTTTTTGTTCAGTGATAGAGGTATTCCTGATGGTTATAGGCACATGAACGGTTATGGATCCCACACATTTAAATTGGTTAATGCCGAAGGAAAACCTGTTTATTGTAAATTCCATTACAAGACTGCACAAAAGATTAAGAATTTAGATGTCAAGAAAGCTGATGAATACGCCGGTATCGATCCCGATTATGGCATCAAAGATTTATACAATGCAATTGCTAAAGGAGAATATCCAAGCTGGAACTTCTCTATTCAAGTTATGACTTTGGAACAAGCTGaaaaatgcaaatttaatCCATTCGATTTAACTAAAATCTGGCCACATGGTGAATATCCTCTCATCCCAGTCGGTAAAATGGTTCTCGATCGAAATCCAGCTAACTATTTCGCCGAAGTTGAACAAATTGCATTCAGTCCAGCTCATATGATTCCTGGAATTGAACCATCTCCCGACAAGATGTTGTTAGGACGTCTTTTCTCTTACGGCGACACTCATAGACATCGTCTTGGTACTAACTATTTACAATTCCCGGTTAATTGCCCATTCAAAGTCCGTAATTACCAAAGAGATGGTCCTCAATGCATGAACAATCAAGGCGGAGCTCCAAATTACCATCCCAACAGCTTTGCTGGCCCAGAAAATTGCCCAAGAGCTAAATTACTCTCGCCACCAATCCCTGTTAGTGGTGATGCTAAACGTTACGATACTGGCGACGAAGATAACTTCTCTCAACCAAGAGTTTTCTACCAGAAAACTTTGAACGAACAAGAAAGGGAACGATTAGTCTCTAATATTGTTGGTAACTTAAAGAACGCTGCCGATTTTATTCAAGATCGTGCAGTTAAGAATTTCAGCCAAGTTGACGCTACATTTGGACAAAAAATCGCCGATGGACTTAAAGCTCAAAGACGTCCACATgctaatttgtaa